The window GATGCGGATGTTGTTATAAATTTTTTCCATGACATTCGCAACATCTTCACGATTTGCATGAAGTGTCACGAGTGAATCTCCTTTTTCAACACGATCGCCGACTTTTTTGTTCAGCATGATACCGACAGATAGGTCGATCTCGTCCTCTTTTGTTGCACGTCCTGCTCCAAGAATCATCGCTGCAACACCGATTTCGTCTGCGACGATTTCAGCAACCACACCTGATTCCTTTGCAGGAACTTCGATTTGGTAAGGGGCTTGCGGCAGTTTTTCCGGCTGATCCACAATCGAGCCGTCTCCACCTTGATTTTCTAAGAATTCCTTGAATTTCTCAAGTGCTTTGCCGTTTTTCATGACTTCAATTAGCTTTTCTCTTGCTTCATCAAGTGTCTCTGCTTTTTTCGCAAGAACAACCATTTGACTTCCTAATGTGAGCACAAGCTCGTTTAAGTCTTCAGGACCTTCGCCTCGGAGTGTATCAATCGCTTCTTTCACTTCAAGGGAATTTCCAATCGCTAATCCTAGCGGCTGAGACATATCAGAGATGACAGCCATCGTTTGTCTGCCTACGTTGTTTCCGATGCGAACCATTGCTTTTGCAAGTTTCTCAGAGTCTTCAGGGGTTTTCATGAAAGCACCTGCGCCTGTTTTCACATCTAGTACGATTGCATCTGCACCAGCAGCAATCTTCTTACTCATAATAGAGCTTGCAATGAGCGGGATCGAGTTAACGGTACCTGTCACATCACGAAGGGCATAAAGCTTTTTATCCGCTGGTGTCAGGTTGCCTGATTGCCCAATGACCGCTACTTTATGACGGTTCACGAGCTCGATGAATTCGTCTTTTGTAATTTCTACGTGGAAGCCTTTTACCGCTTCAAGCTTGTCCACTGTACCGCCTGTATGTCCAAGGCCGCGGCCAGACATTTTCGCAACAGGTACATCAAGTGCAGCCACAAGAGGAGCGAGTACAAGCGTTGTTGTATCACCTACACCGCCTGTTGAGTGCTTGTCTACTTTAATGCCCTCAATGGCAGACAGGTCAATCGTGTCTCCTGAGTTCGCCATAGCGAGCGTTAAGTCTGCACGTTCTTGATCCGTCATATCTTGGAAGAAAATTGCCATAGCCAAGGCACTTGCTTGGTAGTCAGGAATTGTTCCGTCCGTATATTCTTTGACAAAGAAAGAAATTTCCTCTGAAGATAATTCTTTTCCGTCACGTTTTTTCGCAATGATATCTACCATTCTCATTGTTTTCACCATTCCTTTTTTTAAATTAGTAAATCAAACCGACAACGCCTGCTGTTAAGAAGCTGACAAGTGTTG is drawn from Bacillus pumilus and contains these coding sequences:
- a CDS encoding pyrimidine-nucleoside phosphorylase — translated: MRMVDIIAKKRDGKELSSEEISFFVKEYTDGTIPDYQASALAMAIFFQDMTDQERADLTLAMANSGDTIDLSAIEGIKVDKHSTGGVGDTTTLVLAPLVAALDVPVAKMSGRGLGHTGGTVDKLEAVKGFHVEITKDEFIELVNRHKVAVIGQSGNLTPADKKLYALRDVTGTVNSIPLIASSIMSKKIAAGADAIVLDVKTGAGAFMKTPEDSEKLAKAMVRIGNNVGRQTMAVISDMSQPLGLAIGNSLEVKEAIDTLRGEGPEDLNELVLTLGSQMVVLAKKAETLDEAREKLIEVMKNGKALEKFKEFLENQGGDGSIVDQPEKLPQAPYQIEVPAKESGVVAEIVADEIGVAAMILGAGRATKEDEIDLSVGIMLNKKVGDRVEKGDSLVTLHANREDVANVMEKIYNNIRIADHADAPTLIHTVITE